Proteins from a genomic interval of Helicoverpa zea isolate HzStark_Cry1AcR chromosome 31, ilHelZeax1.1, whole genome shotgun sequence:
- the LOC124644746 gene encoding uncharacterized protein LOC124644746 isoform X1, producing MFLWEIVFGLTVLLGVSCEKKLGRRQAVPVIFVQGNHYEVGYDVGRNFASIIKSFLATYENLRDFEKEYKTDPGRIAYDKTLANMKKKFPYYVKEIQGVADGAGVPFHQLFLLQMDDLIGNVNDNHIPRNDTGGCSSIAFKNPHATLLGHTEDAFSETLNHFYIMVAHITPAPEDVKAGAVEERFASLCYAGQMPGYTMGYNENGLVFSINTLSPLILKHGNTPRTFITRAMLRAKNFGEIEQILRDEGLGIGNGFSVNMIWTNSWGDRQIYNVEVSPDLKGDRSQLNIQKYDKEPLVHCNKYQRTNLTEVTGRIIDSSVARLRVIHSYPAPRSRSDVANMLSDTTDPEFKVFQEHPEDVIKTIAAGIFDLDKRTWSIYINQPKNSEPVAVLPITFTSLDY from the exons GAGTATCATGTGAAAAGAAGCTGGGCAGACGCCAGGCTGTGCCTGTCATCTTCGTGCAGGGAAACCACTATGAAGTTGGATATGATGTT GGCCGCAACTTCGCATCCATCATCAAGAGTTTCCTCGCCACGTACGAGAATTTAAGGGACTTCGAGAAAGAGTACAAGACGGACCCTGGCAGGATTGCTTATGACAAGACCTTGGCCAACATGAAAAAGAAGTTCCCCTACTATGTGAAGGAGATTCAGGGAGTCGCTGATGGCGCTGGAGTGCCTTTCCATCAg CTGTTCCTGCTGCAGATGGACGATCTGATCGGCAACGTGAACGACAACCACATCCCGCGCAACGACACCGGGGGCTGCAGCTCCATCGCTTTCAAAAACCCGCATGCT ACATTACTGGGCCACACTGAAGACGCCTTCAGCGAGACCCTGAATCACTTCTACATCATGGTGGCACACATCACGCCGGCTCCTGAAGATGTAAAAGCTGGA GCAGTAGAGGAGAGGTTCGCATCACTCTGCTACGCTGGACAGATGCCAGGGTACACCATGGGCTACAACGAGAACGGGCTCGTCTTCTCCATCAACACCCTCAGCCCATTAATCCTCAAGCATGGAAACACAC CAAGGACTTTCATCACCCGTGCCATGCTGAGAGCCAAGAACTTCGGCGAAATAGAACAGATTCTTCGCGACGAGGGTCTGGGCATCGGCAATGGGTTCTCCGTGAACATGATCTGGACGAACTCCTGGGGTGACAGACAGATCTACAACGTGGAAGTCTCTCCGGACCTGAAGGGAGACAGGTCACAGCTGAACATACAGAAGTATGACAAGGAGCCTCTGGTGCATTGTAACAA GTACCAGCGAACCAACTTGACAGAAGTAACAGGGAGGATTATAGACAGCAGCGTGGCTCGTCTCCGGGTCATCCACTCGTACCCCGCCCCCCGCAGCCGCTCTGATGTCGCCAACATGCTATCGGACACCACCGACCCTGAGTTTAAGGTCTTCCAGGAACACCCCGAGGATGTCATCAAGACTATTGCTGCTG GTATTTTTGACCTAGACAAGCGTACATGGAGCATTTACATCAACCAGCCCAAGAACTCCGAGCCAGTTGCCGTTCTCCCTATCACCTTTACTTCTTTAGACTATTAG
- the LOC124644746 gene encoding uncharacterized protein LOC124644746 isoform X2 — MKELNGVSCEKKLGRRQAVPVIFVQGNHYEVGYDVGRNFASIIKSFLATYENLRDFEKEYKTDPGRIAYDKTLANMKKKFPYYVKEIQGVADGAGVPFHQLFLLQMDDLIGNVNDNHIPRNDTGGCSSIAFKNPHATLLGHTEDAFSETLNHFYIMVAHITPAPEDVKAGAVEERFASLCYAGQMPGYTMGYNENGLVFSINTLSPLILKHGNTPRTFITRAMLRAKNFGEIEQILRDEGLGIGNGFSVNMIWTNSWGDRQIYNVEVSPDLKGDRSQLNIQKYDKEPLVHCNKYQRTNLTEVTGRIIDSSVARLRVIHSYPAPRSRSDVANMLSDTTDPEFKVFQEHPEDVIKTIAAGIFDLDKRTWSIYINQPKNSEPVAVLPITFTSLDY; from the exons atgaagGAATTAAACG GAGTATCATGTGAAAAGAAGCTGGGCAGACGCCAGGCTGTGCCTGTCATCTTCGTGCAGGGAAACCACTATGAAGTTGGATATGATGTT GGCCGCAACTTCGCATCCATCATCAAGAGTTTCCTCGCCACGTACGAGAATTTAAGGGACTTCGAGAAAGAGTACAAGACGGACCCTGGCAGGATTGCTTATGACAAGACCTTGGCCAACATGAAAAAGAAGTTCCCCTACTATGTGAAGGAGATTCAGGGAGTCGCTGATGGCGCTGGAGTGCCTTTCCATCAg CTGTTCCTGCTGCAGATGGACGATCTGATCGGCAACGTGAACGACAACCACATCCCGCGCAACGACACCGGGGGCTGCAGCTCCATCGCTTTCAAAAACCCGCATGCT ACATTACTGGGCCACACTGAAGACGCCTTCAGCGAGACCCTGAATCACTTCTACATCATGGTGGCACACATCACGCCGGCTCCTGAAGATGTAAAAGCTGGA GCAGTAGAGGAGAGGTTCGCATCACTCTGCTACGCTGGACAGATGCCAGGGTACACCATGGGCTACAACGAGAACGGGCTCGTCTTCTCCATCAACACCCTCAGCCCATTAATCCTCAAGCATGGAAACACAC CAAGGACTTTCATCACCCGTGCCATGCTGAGAGCCAAGAACTTCGGCGAAATAGAACAGATTCTTCGCGACGAGGGTCTGGGCATCGGCAATGGGTTCTCCGTGAACATGATCTGGACGAACTCCTGGGGTGACAGACAGATCTACAACGTGGAAGTCTCTCCGGACCTGAAGGGAGACAGGTCACAGCTGAACATACAGAAGTATGACAAGGAGCCTCTGGTGCATTGTAACAA GTACCAGCGAACCAACTTGACAGAAGTAACAGGGAGGATTATAGACAGCAGCGTGGCTCGTCTCCGGGTCATCCACTCGTACCCCGCCCCCCGCAGCCGCTCTGATGTCGCCAACATGCTATCGGACACCACCGACCCTGAGTTTAAGGTCTTCCAGGAACACCCCGAGGATGTCATCAAGACTATTGCTGCTG GTATTTTTGACCTAGACAAGCGTACATGGAGCATTTACATCAACCAGCCCAAGAACTCCGAGCCAGTTGCCGTTCTCCCTATCACCTTTACTTCTTTAGACTATTAG
- the LOC124644748 gene encoding rhythmically expressed gene 2 protein-like produces MSLKNIKLVTFDVTNTLLKFKVPVWEYYAKIARDHGFTGTEEHVKANFKKIFKQMSEQHPNYGRKSIEWQDWWCRVVSATLRDHLPSNANLNVIAHTLINEFRTDRCWQCAQGGDKLIDNFKKLGATVGVISNFDPRLHDILQNVSLRKHFDFIITSYEVGYSKPDEQIFKGAISKCNKNISPSEALHVGDDVVKDYEGARAAGWHAILVNPSLGKGSLPSEEHVFKSLQDLSNAVEDMKLKL; encoded by the coding sequence ATGagtctaaaaaatattaaattagttaCATTTGACGTGACAAATACCCTTCTAAAGTTCAAGGTACCTGTATGGGAATACTACGCCAAGATAGCTCGTGATCACGGCTTCACGGGCACTGAAGAACATGTGAAGGCCAACTTCAAGAAAATCTTCAAGCAAATGTCGGAACAGCATCCTAATTACGGAAGGAAGTCTATAGAATGGCAGGACTGGTGGTGCCGAGTAGTCAGCGCGACTCTGAGAGATCATCTGCCGAGCAATGCCAACTTAAACGTAATTGCTCACACTCTTATCAATGAATTCCGAACGGACAGATGTTGGCAGTGTGCCCAAGGAGGTGACAAACTAATCGACAACTTTAAGAAATTAGGAGCAACAGTTGGAGTTATATCGAATTTTGACCCTCGTCTCCATGATATACTGCAAAATGTGAGCTTAAGAAAACACTTTGATTTTATCATCACATCCTATGAAGTTGGGTATAGTAAGCCGGATGAGCAGATATTTAAAGGAGCGATCAgtaaatgcaacaaaaacatATCACCATCAGAGGCTCTGCATGTAGGTGATGACGTGGTGAAGGATTACGAAGGAGCGAGGGCTGCAGGATGGCACGCTATACTTGTGAACCCTAGTCTCGGTAAAGGGTCACTGCCTTCAGAAGAACATGTGTTCAAGAGCTTACAAGATTTGAGTAATGCTGTAGAGGACatgaaattgaaattataa
- the LOC124644746 gene encoding uncharacterized protein LOC124644746 isoform X3, whose product MAKQGVSCEKKLGRRQAVPVIFVQGNHYEVGYDVGRNFASIIKSFLATYENLRDFEKEYKTDPGRIAYDKTLANMKKKFPYYVKEIQGVADGAGVPFHQLFLLQMDDLIGNVNDNHIPRNDTGGCSSIAFKNPHATLLGHTEDAFSETLNHFYIMVAHITPAPEDVKAGAVEERFASLCYAGQMPGYTMGYNENGLVFSINTLSPLILKHGNTPRTFITRAMLRAKNFGEIEQILRDEGLGIGNGFSVNMIWTNSWGDRQIYNVEVSPDLKGDRSQLNIQKYDKEPLVHCNKYQRTNLTEVTGRIIDSSVARLRVIHSYPAPRSRSDVANMLSDTTDPEFKVFQEHPEDVIKTIAAGIFDLDKRTWSIYINQPKNSEPVAVLPITFTSLDY is encoded by the exons GAGTATCATGTGAAAAGAAGCTGGGCAGACGCCAGGCTGTGCCTGTCATCTTCGTGCAGGGAAACCACTATGAAGTTGGATATGATGTT GGCCGCAACTTCGCATCCATCATCAAGAGTTTCCTCGCCACGTACGAGAATTTAAGGGACTTCGAGAAAGAGTACAAGACGGACCCTGGCAGGATTGCTTATGACAAGACCTTGGCCAACATGAAAAAGAAGTTCCCCTACTATGTGAAGGAGATTCAGGGAGTCGCTGATGGCGCTGGAGTGCCTTTCCATCAg CTGTTCCTGCTGCAGATGGACGATCTGATCGGCAACGTGAACGACAACCACATCCCGCGCAACGACACCGGGGGCTGCAGCTCCATCGCTTTCAAAAACCCGCATGCT ACATTACTGGGCCACACTGAAGACGCCTTCAGCGAGACCCTGAATCACTTCTACATCATGGTGGCACACATCACGCCGGCTCCTGAAGATGTAAAAGCTGGA GCAGTAGAGGAGAGGTTCGCATCACTCTGCTACGCTGGACAGATGCCAGGGTACACCATGGGCTACAACGAGAACGGGCTCGTCTTCTCCATCAACACCCTCAGCCCATTAATCCTCAAGCATGGAAACACAC CAAGGACTTTCATCACCCGTGCCATGCTGAGAGCCAAGAACTTCGGCGAAATAGAACAGATTCTTCGCGACGAGGGTCTGGGCATCGGCAATGGGTTCTCCGTGAACATGATCTGGACGAACTCCTGGGGTGACAGACAGATCTACAACGTGGAAGTCTCTCCGGACCTGAAGGGAGACAGGTCACAGCTGAACATACAGAAGTATGACAAGGAGCCTCTGGTGCATTGTAACAA GTACCAGCGAACCAACTTGACAGAAGTAACAGGGAGGATTATAGACAGCAGCGTGGCTCGTCTCCGGGTCATCCACTCGTACCCCGCCCCCCGCAGCCGCTCTGATGTCGCCAACATGCTATCGGACACCACCGACCCTGAGTTTAAGGTCTTCCAGGAACACCCCGAGGATGTCATCAAGACTATTGCTGCTG GTATTTTTGACCTAGACAAGCGTACATGGAGCATTTACATCAACCAGCCCAAGAACTCCGAGCCAGTTGCCGTTCTCCCTATCACCTTTACTTCTTTAGACTATTAG
- the LOC124644747 gene encoding selenoprotein K-like has translation MVYVKGDGTVVEQSPFSLFGWFWGIVNFFYLLGQTLINPNYNKHGDKYVRDFRPPGSGPPKPPSRKFGGFGPSGSGPSPPPCGGCGCG, from the exons ATGGTGTACGTTAAAGgag ATGGTACGGTAGTTGAGCAAAGCCCCTTCAGCTTATTTGGATGGTTTTGGGGCATTGTCAACTTCTTTTATTTACT GGGCCAAACGCTGATCAACCCAAACTATAACAAGCATGGGGACAAGTATGTCAGAGACTTCAGGCCACCAGGCAGTGG GCCACCAAAACCACCTTCTCGGAAGTTTGGAGGCTTCGGACCTTCAGGATCAGGTCCGTCTCCACCGCCCTGTGGTGGCTGCGGCTGCGGCTAA